One segment of Thunnus thynnus chromosome 19, fThuThy2.1, whole genome shotgun sequence DNA contains the following:
- the LOC137170579 gene encoding secretory carrier-associated membrane protein 1-like isoform X1, translated as MSDFDSNPFADPELNNPFQDPSVTQVRQTAPPGLEEYNPFSDAKPTPPVMAAKTAAPSTNTQPAIMSPTEEPPAYSQSRGPEQSRAAAELLRRQEELERKAAELDRREREMQSLSASGGRKNNWPPLPEKFPVGPCFYHDITVDIPVEFQKTVKIMYYLWMFHTGTLLANMIGCLAWFCVDAGRGVDFGLAILWFLLFTPCSFVCWYRPLYGAFRSDSSFRFFIFFFVYICQFGVYVLQCIGITGWGASGWISALTGLNRSIPVGIIMILIAALFTSLAVMSLIMFKKVHAMYRTTGASFEKAQQEFATGVMSNKTVQTAAANAATRAATGTFKEQI; from the exons ATGTCAGATTTCGACAGCAACCCGTTCGCGGACCCGGAGTTAAACAACCCGTTTCAG gaTCCATCAGTGACACAAGTAAGACAGACGGCTCCTCCAGGGTTAGAGGAGTACAATCCCTTCTCAGATGCCAAACCA ACGCCTCCGGTTATGGCAGCAAAGACTGCGGCGCCGTCCACCAACACACAACCCGCCATCATGAGTCCCACAGAGGAGCCTCCAGCCTACTCGCAATCTAGAGGACCG GAGCAGTCGAGAGCAGCTGCTGAGCTGCTGAGGagacaggaggagctggagaggaaGGCTGCAGAGCTGGACCGgcgggagagagagatgcagtcCCTCAGTGCTTCAGGAG GCAGGAAAAACAACTGGCCCCCCCTCCCAGAGAAGTTCCCAGTGGGCCCCTGTTTCTATCACGACATCACCGTGGACATTCCTGTAGAGTTTCAGAAGACGGTTAAGATCATGTACTACCTCTGGATGT TTCATACCGGGACGCTGCTGGCCAACATGATCGGCTGCCTCGCCTGGTTCTGTGTGGATGCGGGACGCGGGGTGGACTTCGGCCTGGCCATCCTCTGGTTCCTGCTCTTCACACCCTGCTCGTTCGTCTGTTGGTACAGACCACTTTATGGAGCTTTCAG GAGTGACAGTTCGTTcaggttttttattttcttcttcgtGTACATCTGTCAGTTTGGCGTCTACGTCCTCCAGTGTATCGGCATCACCGGTTGGGGCGCCAG tGGGTGGATCTCTGCTTTGACTGGCCTGAATCGGAGCATCCCAGTGGGCATCATAATGATCCTCATCGCCGCTCTGTTTACCTCGCTGGCTGTCATGTCCCTCATCATGTTCAAAAAG GTCCACGCGATGTACCGTACCACCGGCGCCAGCTTCGAGAAGGCCCAGCAGGAGTTCGCTACAGGCGTCATGTCCAACAAGACGGTCCAGACGGCCGCAGCCAACGCCGCCACCAGGGCCGCGACGGGAACCTTCAAGGAGCAGATCTGA
- the LOC137170579 gene encoding secretory carrier-associated membrane protein 1-like isoform X2: MDPSVTQVRQTAPPGLEEYNPFSDAKPTPPVMAAKTAAPSTNTQPAIMSPTEEPPAYSQSRGPEQSRAAAELLRRQEELERKAAELDRREREMQSLSASGGRKNNWPPLPEKFPVGPCFYHDITVDIPVEFQKTVKIMYYLWMFHTGTLLANMIGCLAWFCVDAGRGVDFGLAILWFLLFTPCSFVCWYRPLYGAFRSDSSFRFFIFFFVYICQFGVYVLQCIGITGWGASGWISALTGLNRSIPVGIIMILIAALFTSLAVMSLIMFKKVHAMYRTTGASFEKAQQEFATGVMSNKTVQTAAANAATRAATGTFKEQI, translated from the exons ATG gaTCCATCAGTGACACAAGTAAGACAGACGGCTCCTCCAGGGTTAGAGGAGTACAATCCCTTCTCAGATGCCAAACCA ACGCCTCCGGTTATGGCAGCAAAGACTGCGGCGCCGTCCACCAACACACAACCCGCCATCATGAGTCCCACAGAGGAGCCTCCAGCCTACTCGCAATCTAGAGGACCG GAGCAGTCGAGAGCAGCTGCTGAGCTGCTGAGGagacaggaggagctggagaggaaGGCTGCAGAGCTGGACCGgcgggagagagagatgcagtcCCTCAGTGCTTCAGGAG GCAGGAAAAACAACTGGCCCCCCCTCCCAGAGAAGTTCCCAGTGGGCCCCTGTTTCTATCACGACATCACCGTGGACATTCCTGTAGAGTTTCAGAAGACGGTTAAGATCATGTACTACCTCTGGATGT TTCATACCGGGACGCTGCTGGCCAACATGATCGGCTGCCTCGCCTGGTTCTGTGTGGATGCGGGACGCGGGGTGGACTTCGGCCTGGCCATCCTCTGGTTCCTGCTCTTCACACCCTGCTCGTTCGTCTGTTGGTACAGACCACTTTATGGAGCTTTCAG GAGTGACAGTTCGTTcaggttttttattttcttcttcgtGTACATCTGTCAGTTTGGCGTCTACGTCCTCCAGTGTATCGGCATCACCGGTTGGGGCGCCAG tGGGTGGATCTCTGCTTTGACTGGCCTGAATCGGAGCATCCCAGTGGGCATCATAATGATCCTCATCGCCGCTCTGTTTACCTCGCTGGCTGTCATGTCCCTCATCATGTTCAAAAAG GTCCACGCGATGTACCGTACCACCGGCGCCAGCTTCGAGAAGGCCCAGCAGGAGTTCGCTACAGGCGTCATGTCCAACAAGACGGTCCAGACGGCCGCAGCCAACGCCGCCACCAGGGCCGCGACGGGAACCTTCAAGGAGCAGATCTGA
- the LOC137170585 gene encoding LHFPL tetraspan subfamily member 2a protein yields the protein MCHVIVTCRSMLWTLLSIVAAFGELIAFMSTDWLVGFPRTPDAVFGPHGATTAGEAYRPTLGIYGRCIKLPHLQRGILCGPYAIHFGEIASGFWQATSIFLAAGILLLCAVAFISVFTMCFQSIMKKSIFNVCGLLQGIAGLFLILGLMLYPAGWGSDKVQLYCGPDAAPYRAGLCSMGWAFYTAMGGTVLTFICAVFSAQAEIATSSDKVQEEIEEGKSLICLL from the exons ATGTGCCATGTCATTGTCACCTGCCGCTCCATGCTGTGGACTCTGCTGAGTATTGTGGCCGCGTTCGGAGAGCTCATCGCCTTCATGAGCACTGACTGGCTGGTGGGATTCCCCCGCACACCTGATGCCGTTTTCGGCCCCCATGGGGCCACCACAGCCGGGGAGGCCTACAGGCCCACATTAGGCATCTACGGCCGCTGTATAAAACTGCCCCACCTGCAGCGTGGAATACTGTGCGGACCGTACGCGATACACTTTGGGGAGATTGCCAGCGGGTTCTGGCAGGCTACTTCTATCTTCCTGGCGGCGGGGATCCTGCTGCTCTGCGCCGTGGCGTTCATCTCGGTGTTCACCATGTGCTTCCAAAGCATCATGAAGAAGAGCATCTTCAACGTGTGTGGACTGCTGCAAGGGATCGCAG GTCTGTTTCTGATCCTTGGTCTGATGTTGTACCCCGCTGGCTGGGGTTCAGACAAGGTCCAGCTGTACTGCGGCCCCGACGCGGCTCCGTACCGAGCCGGGCTCTGCTCCATGGGCTGGGCCTTCTACACGGCCATGGGCGGCACCGTGCTCACCTTCATCTGCGCCGTCTTCTCCGCGCAGGCCGAGATCGCCACCTCCAGCGACAAGGTCCAAGAGGAGATCGAGGAGGGCAAGAGCCTGATCTGCCTCCTCTGA